One window from the genome of Mastacembelus armatus chromosome 18, fMasArm1.2, whole genome shotgun sequence encodes:
- the LOC113121606 gene encoding fatty acid-binding protein, intestinal-like translates to MAFNGTWKVDRSENYDRFMEQMGINVMKRKLAEHDNLKITIEQTGDKFHIKESSTFRTKDIDFTLGLPFDYSLADGTEVSGTWEMDGDMLKGKFTRKDNNKVLTTTRALVGGELVQTYNYEGVDAKRIFKK, encoded by the exons ATGGCGTTCAATGGAACCTGGAAGGTCGACCGCAGCGAGAACTATGACAGGTTCATGGAGCAGATGG GTATTAATGTCATGAAACGCAAACTGGCAGAACATGACAACCTGAAGATCACCATTGAACAGACAGGGGACAAGTTTCACATCAAAGAGTCCAGCACCTTCCGCACCAAAGACATCGACTTCACCCTGGGTCTCCCTTTCGATTACAGTCTGGCTGATGGCACTGAAGTCTCA GGTACGTGGGAGATGGATGGTGATATGCTGAAAGGCAAGTTCACCAGGAAGGACAACAACAAGGTCCTGACCACCACTAGAGCTTTGGTGGGAGGAGAGCTTGTACAG ACTTACAACTACGAAGGAGTGGATGCTAAGAGGATTTTCAAGAAGTAG